The Cloeon dipterum chromosome X, ieCloDipt1.1, whole genome shotgun sequence genome includes a window with the following:
- the LOC135945235 gene encoding E3 ubiquitin-protein ligase rnf146-like, giving the protein MAIFLQEPWALRTRSDDHVCATTFNMARTLTDVDQDIVSLEDEEGDVENDTRCPICLLALDMPMRLPCCGHLFCFDCSWGKIKRCAMCRAFLPLDFWATPEDFLSCPVPEPATQYSWIFKTTSGWWRFSWRQEQAIRRALSAGICKLSLTIAGEEATLDFRSLLIKQHRKVGALSIARNGTFEAVGVAGLKLSPE; this is encoded by the exons ATGGCAATCTTCTTGCAAGAACCTTGGGCTCTTCGGACGCGGAGCGACGATCACGTCTGCGCCACCACCTTCAACATGGCACGCACGCTGACGGACGTCGACCAGGACATCGTCAGCCTGGAGGACGAGGAAGGGGACGTCGAGA ACGACACTCGATGTCCCATCTGTCTGCTGGCCCTGGACATGCCGATGCGCTTGCCATGTTGCgggcatttattttgcttcgaCTGCAGTTGGGGCAAAATAAAACGCTGCGCAATGTGCCGGGCGTTCCTGCCGCTGGATTTCTGGGCCACGCCGGAAGATTTCCTCAGCTGTCCTGTGCCTGAGCCGGCGACCCAGTACAGCTGGATCTTCAAAACCACATCCGGCTGGTGGCGTTTCTCTTGGCGCCAGGAGCAGGCGATTCGGCGGGCGTTGAGTGCAGGAATCTGCAAGCTCAGTCTCACCATCGCGGGCGAAGAGGCGACCTTGGATTTTCGGtcgcttttaattaagcaaCATCGCAAGGTTGGCGCACTTTCCATTGCTCGCAACGGCACCTTTGAAGCTGTGGGGGTGGCCGGGCTCAAACTCTCGCCCGAATAG